In Flavobacterium sp. CBA20B-1, one DNA window encodes the following:
- a CDS encoding helix-turn-helix domain-containing protein, whose amino-acid sequence MKEANERLKQLRKQKRYTQEDLAKKLGISLRAYSKIESRETQLTLERLNEILEILGVSALEFFSNESAQNKSLSTTKSNASIPLIQHYQETISMLKEHIETLKNLIEKK is encoded by the coding sequence ATGAAGGAAGCAAATGAACGATTGAAACAACTGCGTAAACAAAAACGATACACTCAGGAAGATTTAGCAAAAAAATTAGGCATTTCTTTAAGAGCCTATTCTAAGATTGAAAGCAGGGAAACACAACTAACTTTAGAACGCTTAAATGAAATTTTAGAAATTTTAGGAGTTTCAGCACTTGAGTTTTTTAGCAATGAATCAGCGCAAAATAAAAGTTTATCAACAACAAAGAGCAATGCATCAATACCGCTTATTCAGCATTACCAAGAAACGATCTCAATGCTTAAAGAACATATCGAAACTTTGAAAAATTTAATCGAAAAAAAATAG
- a CDS encoding DUF4837 family protein, with translation MKYFFCLILFFGLLFGCSKKEQTPTASFKPSFGNRNEVVLVIDDSLWVGSLGDSIRAHLAQTTAESTTTEPIFDLVQLDPSIFTTRAKTARNIVLFSIHTQHEFLLQKSVHATPQNFFFLRAKTKSDLLAMFKKRADSVISVFKASELNEETHEVVRTSTKELRELKEFFGCTLKIPDDYHLQVKSEFPFLWYQKDLSSGSVNLVLYEFPIAEIENNKGSVEEHLLQARNFIGKKFIKTAKDTAYITTNTKEYQFVSKENMLQMPAYRIVGSWETVNDYLKGPFISYAIRDEYYQRYLFVEGYVNNPLKNKRDQILEVEAIIKTINFNENGN, from the coding sequence ATGAAGTATTTTTTCTGTTTGATACTATTTTTCGGATTGCTTTTTGGTTGCAGTAAAAAAGAACAAACGCCAACAGCCAGCTTTAAGCCCTCGTTTGGAAATCGCAACGAAGTGGTTTTGGTAATTGACGACAGCTTGTGGGTGGGCAGTTTGGGCGATAGCATACGTGCACATCTTGCGCAAACCACAGCAGAAAGCACCACCACAGAACCCATTTTTGATTTGGTGCAATTAGATCCAAGTATTTTTACTACGAGAGCCAAAACAGCACGAAATATTGTGCTTTTTTCGATACATACCCAACATGAATTTTTGTTGCAGAAAAGCGTGCACGCCACACCGCAAAACTTCTTTTTTTTAAGAGCAAAAACAAAAAGCGATTTATTGGCGATGTTTAAAAAACGAGCCGATTCTGTTATTTCGGTTTTTAAGGCGTCTGAATTAAATGAAGAAACGCACGAAGTGGTACGCACTTCTACCAAAGAATTAAGAGAATTGAAAGAGTTTTTTGGATGCACCTTAAAAATTCCGGATGATTATCATTTGCAAGTAAAAAGCGAATTTCCGTTTTTGTGGTATCAAAAAGATTTATCTTCGGGTAGTGTGAATTTGGTATTGTATGAATTTCCCATAGCCGAAATTGAAAACAACAAAGGTTCTGTTGAAGAGCATCTTTTGCAAGCACGCAATTTTATTGGAAAAAAATTTATTAAAACCGCAAAAGATACTGCTTATATCACTACAAACACAAAAGAATATCAATTTGTTTCAAAAGAAAATATGTTGCAAATGCCCGCTTACAGAATTGTGGGCAGTTGGGAAACGGTAAACGACTACCTCAAAGGACCTTTTATTTCGTATGCCATTCGCGATGAATATTACCAACGCTATTTGTTTGTAGAAGGATACGTTAATAATCCTTTAAAAAACAAACGAGATCAAATTTTAGAAGTAGAAGCAATTATAAAAACCATAAATTTTAATGAAAACGGAAATTAA
- a CDS encoding IS982 family transposase has translation MSNLEASYKLILKELRKISEKENLYFKPIKPKLSDIELISLIILSEFKSIDSEHQLFREIKGFEIESKIERSVYNRRKRKLFPFIEEIRMKMVKKFNEFENYFVVDSMPLEVCKIARSSRSKICKEVDYAIPNKGFCASQNLHFYGYKLHAVCSISGVFQSFDLSPASVHDIHYLQDIRKQMSDCVLFGDKGYLSQTIQLDLFNQVNIQLETPKRKNQKGYKPQFYHFKKYRKRIETLFSQLCDQFMIRRNYAKTFEGFKTRILAKITTLTTIQYLNKFVFNRNINNLKINLV, from the coding sequence ATGAGCAACTTAGAAGCAAGTTACAAATTAATTTTGAAGGAATTGCGGAAAATTTCGGAAAAAGAGAATTTATATTTTAAACCAATAAAGCCTAAACTATCTGATATTGAATTAATTAGTTTAATAATCTTGTCAGAATTTAAATCGATTGATTCTGAACATCAGCTATTTAGAGAAATTAAGGGTTTTGAAATTGAATCTAAAATTGAGCGAAGTGTTTACAACAGAAGAAAAAGAAAATTATTTCCATTTATCGAAGAAATCAGAATGAAAATGGTAAAAAAATTTAATGAGTTTGAAAACTATTTTGTGGTCGATAGTATGCCCTTGGAAGTGTGTAAAATAGCACGTTCTTCCAGAAGTAAAATATGTAAGGAGGTCGATTATGCCATTCCCAACAAGGGATTTTGTGCTTCACAAAATTTACATTTTTATGGCTATAAATTACACGCTGTTTGCTCAATTTCTGGTGTTTTTCAAAGTTTTGATTTATCTCCTGCCTCTGTCCACGATATTCATTATTTGCAGGATATAAGAAAGCAAATGTCTGATTGTGTTTTATTTGGAGATAAAGGTTATCTTTCACAAACCATTCAACTTGATTTATTTAACCAGGTCAATATCCAATTAGAAACTCCGAAAAGAAAAAATCAAAAAGGTTATAAACCTCAATTTTATCATTTCAAAAAATATAGAAAAAGAATTGAAACTCTGTTCTCACAATTGTGTGACCAATTTATGATTAGAAGAAATTACGCAAAGACCTTTGAAGGATTTAAAACAAGAATTCTGGCTAAAATTACAACACTGACAACTATTCAATATTTGAATAAATTTGTGTTTAATAGAAATATTAACAACCTAAAAATTAATCTCGTTTAA
- a CDS encoding GNAT family N-acetyltransferase, with product MKTEIKSFQELSATDLYHILDLRNQVFVVEQNCAYLDTDGCDQAATHVLIWNNDEVLVAYARVIAPDVKYKSSSIGRVVVHASYRAKNIGHLLMKTAVQTVFDLYKTGHITISAQAHLQKFYNQHGFVTSSEVYLEDNIPHVQMVRT from the coding sequence ATGAAAACGGAAATTAAATCGTTCCAAGAACTTTCTGCTACCGACTTGTACCACATTTTAGATTTGCGAAACCAAGTTTTTGTGGTAGAACAAAATTGTGCCTATTTGGATACCGATGGTTGCGATCAAGCAGCTACACATGTATTAATTTGGAACAATGATGAGGTGCTGGTGGCTTATGCGCGCGTAATTGCTCCGGATGTAAAATACAAAAGCAGTAGTATTGGGCGTGTGGTGGTACATGCATCGTATCGGGCAAAAAATATCGGGCATTTACTAATGAAAACCGCAGTGCAAACTGTTTTTGATTTGTATAAAACCGGTCATATAACCATTTCTGCCCAAGCCCATTTGCAAAAGTTTTACAACCAGCATGGTTTTGTGACTTCTTCTGAAGTGTATTTAGAAGACAATATTCCGCATGTGCAAATGGTTCGTACCTAA
- a CDS encoding helix-turn-helix transcriptional regulator has protein sequence MENIEKVAVVVDDHALFTDSFTLLLEKVGIFDEIHVLNDAKMRMDYFLKNPRKEVYLFLDYYLGDQLGIEIVNEIRRINRKVKIIIISSVTQIVAIRTIISARPEAVISKIASFDVVIDCLNRLKKGTSFFCPIIANILEEASKVQEVLLSSREIEILEFFAKGYSVNATAEKFCLSRHTVVAHRRKMMKKTNTNSITELLSYVRKSGLILD, from the coding sequence ATGGAAAATATAGAAAAAGTTGCAGTTGTAGTTGATGATCATGCGTTATTCACCGATTCATTTACGTTGTTATTAGAAAAAGTAGGGATTTTTGATGAAATTCATGTATTGAACGATGCAAAAATGCGAATGGATTATTTTTTAAAAAATCCGCGAAAAGAAGTTTACTTGTTTTTAGACTATTATTTGGGCGATCAATTGGGTATTGAAATCGTTAATGAAATCCGTCGTATAAATAGAAAAGTTAAAATAATTATTATAAGTAGTGTAACACAAATAGTGGCCATTCGTACCATAATTTCCGCACGACCAGAAGCGGTTATATCCAAAATAGCAAGTTTTGATGTAGTTATTGACTGCTTAAATAGGTTAAAAAAAGGAACATCGTTTTTCTGTCCGATCATTGCTAATATTTTAGAAGAAGCTAGCAAAGTGCAAGAAGTACTTTTAAGTTCGCGCGAAATTGAGATTTTAGAATTTTTTGCCAAAGGCTATTCCGTAAACGCAACCGCAGAAAAGTTTTGTTTAAGCCGTCATACAGTGGTGGCGCATCGCAGAAAAATGATGAAAAAAACCAACACCAATTCCATTACCGAATTGCTGTCGTATGTGCGTAAATCGGGCTTAATTTTAGATTAA
- a CDS encoding OmpA family protein, giving the protein MKKGLSLLALASLLFFGNTTAKAQAGLKQSNKEYENWAYADAMHIYEKIVKKGYVSKDILEKLGNTYYFNARYAEAQPFYERLFTEFGSDDIASEFYYRYAQTLQHVGKNSEAKYYYDQFAAKTGSLSQIAAVRKNEKELKKQITENSGRYRNVENLPINTQFADFGSYVHDQQLYFTSARDTGSFSKKIHTWTGEAFTSLYGYKLPNDSIEKQLKPKMLKGDVKSKFNESSAVLTTNGQTMYFSRNNMLNGVRGYDADKNTKQKIYRAELVNGSWNNIQELPFNGNDFNTAHPTLNKDESILYFASDRPGGFGNSDLWKVTINGNGYGVPQNLGPEINTEARETFPYINSNDELYFSSDGRIGLGGLDVYAVKVKEDGGFYEVQNIGEPINSNTDDFAYYIDYKSKKGFFSSNRPGGKGNDDIYGFVETRALKLGCDQELLVTVLDPKTNNIIPDASLTLYDKIYKELGSANKYIKNGYRFNTEYECGATYHLKISKEGYITKEETVILDSGSGVSERTIALEQKKVEVKKNDDLFKVLKLNPIYFDYDKDNIRPDAALELAKVVEVLKDYPRMKIDIRSHTDSRGSDEYNLKLSQRRAKSTAEWIAAQGIDVTRITYKGFGETQLINTCINGAKCSDTEHEENRRSEFIVLEL; this is encoded by the coding sequence ATGAAAAAAGGATTATCACTATTAGCCCTAGCATCATTGTTGTTTTTTGGGAATACCACAGCAAAAGCACAAGCAGGTTTAAAGCAATCTAACAAAGAATATGAAAACTGGGCTTACGCAGACGCTATGCATATTTACGAAAAAATCGTAAAAAAAGGATATGTAAGCAAAGATATTTTAGAGAAATTGGGTAATACTTATTACTTCAATGCTCGATATGCCGAAGCACAGCCTTTCTACGAACGCTTGTTTACAGAATTCGGATCAGATGATATCGCATCAGAATTTTATTACCGTTATGCACAAACATTGCAGCATGTAGGAAAAAATAGCGAGGCCAAGTATTATTACGATCAATTTGCAGCTAAAACAGGATCTCTGTCACAGATCGCAGCAGTTCGTAAAAACGAAAAAGAACTTAAAAAACAGATCACGGAAAATTCAGGTCGTTACCGCAATGTAGAAAATCTTCCAATCAACACGCAGTTTGCAGATTTTGGAAGTTATGTACACGATCAGCAGCTGTATTTTACAAGTGCACGCGATACGGGAAGTTTCTCTAAAAAGATACATACCTGGACAGGCGAAGCTTTTACTAGTTTATACGGTTATAAACTACCAAACGATAGCATCGAAAAACAATTGAAACCTAAAATGTTAAAAGGCGATGTTAAAAGCAAGTTCAACGAATCTTCGGCGGTTTTAACAACAAATGGTCAAACCATGTACTTTAGCAGAAACAATATGCTTAACGGTGTTAGGGGTTACGATGCAGATAAAAATACCAAACAGAAAATTTACCGTGCCGAATTAGTAAACGGTAGTTGGAACAATATTCAAGAACTGCCTTTTAACGGCAATGATTTCAACACGGCACATCCTACCTTGAATAAGGATGAAAGCATACTTTATTTTGCCAGCGATCGCCCGGGTGGTTTCGGAAATTCTGATTTGTGGAAAGTAACCATCAATGGCAATGGATATGGCGTGCCTCAAAATCTTGGACCCGAAATTAATACAGAAGCAAGAGAAACATTTCCTTACATAAACAGCAACGATGAATTGTATTTTTCAAGCGACGGCAGAATTGGCTTAGGTGGTTTGGATGTGTATGCAGTAAAAGTTAAAGAAGATGGAGGTTTTTACGAAGTGCAGAACATTGGAGAGCCTATAAACTCTAATACCGATGATTTTGCTTATTATATCGATTATAAAAGCAAAAAAGGTTTTTTCTCATCAAACAGACCGGGCGGTAAAGGAAACGACGATATTTACGGTTTTGTTGAAACCAGAGCATTAAAGTTGGGTTGTGATCAAGAATTGCTCGTTACGGTTTTAGATCCTAAAACAAATAATATTATTCCTGATGCATCGCTCACTCTTTACGATAAAATTTATAAAGAGCTAGGATCAGCAAACAAATACATCAAAAATGGTTACCGTTTTAATACCGAATATGAATGCGGTGCTACATATCATTTAAAAATTTCCAAAGAAGGATACATTACAAAAGAAGAAACGGTGATTTTAGATTCTGGATCTGGAGTAAGTGAACGAACAATTGCATTGGAACAGAAAAAAGTGGAAGTGAAAAAGAACGACGACTTGTTTAAGGTGTTGAAACTGAATCCTATTTATTTCGATTATGATAAAGACAATATTAGACCAGATGCTGCTTTAGAATTAGCCAAGGTCGTTGAGGTCTTAAAAGATTATCCGCGTATGAAAATTGATATACGCTCACACACAGATAGCCGTGGATCTGATGAGTATAATTTGAAACTATCCCAACGCAGAGCAAAATCAACCGCAGAATGGATTGCTGCGCAAGGGATAGACGTAACAAGAATCACCTACAAAGGCTTCGGCGAAACGCAGTTAATCAATACATGTATCAATGGTGCAAAATGTTCAGATACGGAACACGAAGAAAACCGAAGATCAGAGTTTATTGTTTTAGAATTATAA
- a CDS encoding gliding motility-associated C-terminal domain-containing protein, whose product MRNIFINIGLLYISLTSGVYAQVSENIAVNHGELYVLPNTIISTQFNFDNKASGVIFNDGEFQFYKNYNNDGLFTHSTNQNTGYTVFQGTQQQTISGSQPSKHFDVLFNNTSSQYPFNLNSDMIINGVGNFREGIVRINKNNGGKLLFGNGASQMNATDRSYAEGMVEKQGKDAFTFPIGKLGYYRLAGISAPSDVAHTYLSEYFKEDTNQTYPHKDRTGIISAVNNQEYWTINQSAGTTGSVMVTLSWHDQTTPAEFRGVQDLHIVRWDPTQNLWVDEGGIVDETAKTVTTPVQVDGFGIFTLGKIKEKFLNPGDVVVYNGVSPDGDGMNDYLIIDNIEHFPENSVVLYNRWGRKVYETKNYNSKNNVFVGIAEGNGIVGSGEKLPIGTYYYVVEYLYNRNGENQWIKKVGYIHLENQN is encoded by the coding sequence ATGAGAAATATTTTTATAAACATAGGTTTGCTTTACATTTCGTTAACTTCTGGTGTTTACGCTCAAGTTTCAGAGAATATTGCGGTGAATCACGGTGAATTATACGTATTGCCCAATACAATTATCTCAACACAGTTCAATTTTGATAATAAAGCTTCTGGAGTAATTTTTAACGATGGGGAATTTCAGTTCTATAAAAATTACAATAACGATGGATTGTTTACACATTCAACCAATCAAAATACTGGTTATACGGTTTTTCAAGGAACTCAGCAGCAAACAATAAGCGGCTCGCAACCGTCAAAACACTTCGATGTACTTTTCAACAATACTTCATCCCAATATCCTTTCAACCTAAACAGCGATATGATTATCAATGGTGTCGGGAATTTTAGAGAAGGAATCGTTCGTATCAATAAAAATAATGGCGGTAAATTACTTTTCGGAAACGGAGCTTCGCAAATGAATGCAACCGACAGAAGTTATGCCGAAGGAATGGTTGAAAAGCAAGGTAAAGATGCCTTTACTTTTCCCATTGGTAAGTTGGGATATTACCGTTTGGCGGGAATTTCAGCTCCTTCAGATGTTGCTCATACTTATTTAAGCGAGTATTTTAAAGAGGACACCAATCAAACATATCCTCACAAAGACCGAACAGGAATTATTTCTGCTGTAAACAATCAAGAATATTGGACAATCAATCAATCTGCCGGAACAACCGGTTCTGTAATGGTTACGCTCTCTTGGCACGATCAAACCACGCCAGCAGAATTCCGTGGAGTACAAGACTTGCATATAGTTCGTTGGGATCCAACTCAAAACCTTTGGGTAGATGAAGGTGGAATTGTTGATGAAACTGCAAAAACAGTGACCACTCCTGTTCAGGTAGATGGCTTCGGAATCTTTACGCTGGGAAAAATCAAAGAGAAGTTCTTAAACCCGGGAGATGTAGTTGTATATAATGGTGTTTCGCCTGATGGAGACGGTATGAATGATTATTTAATTATAGATAATATCGAGCATTTTCCTGAAAACAGTGTGGTTCTTTATAACCGTTGGGGGCGTAAAGTGTACGAAACCAAAAACTATAACAGTAAAAACAATGTGTTTGTTGGTATAGCCGAAGGCAATGGAATTGTGGGAAGTGGGGAAAAACTACCTATCGGAACCTATTATTATGTGGTGGAATACTTGTACAATCGCAATGGAGAAAACCAATGGATTAAGAAAGTGGGATATATTCACCTCGAAAATCAAAACTAA
- a CDS encoding response regulator transcription factor, whose protein sequence is MQVLVVEDDKRISDFLIKGLEENGYVVTLCKNAEEVLNHFINIEFALIICDVMLPGMDGIQLVQTLRYKNNNTPILMLSALNTVQDKVSALDFGADDYLTKPFHFDELLSRIKALTRRNPALTKEKVENNKEYGALLIDLDQYKVFVNGIEAELSPREFKLLNYLIANEGKAVTRVQILNAVWGITFNNHTNVVDVYISYLRNKIEKKDNKYIHTVKGVGYMFKS, encoded by the coding sequence ATGCAAGTTTTAGTAGTTGAAGATGATAAAAGAATAAGCGACTTTTTAATAAAAGGGTTGGAAGAAAACGGCTATGTGGTAACGCTCTGTAAAAATGCCGAAGAAGTGTTGAACCATTTCATAAACATTGAATTTGCATTGATTATTTGCGATGTGATGCTTCCTGGAATGGATGGTATCCAATTGGTGCAAACACTGCGCTATAAAAATAACAACACCCCTATTTTAATGCTTAGTGCTTTAAACACTGTGCAAGATAAAGTTTCGGCATTAGACTTTGGTGCAGATGATTACCTCACCAAACCTTTTCATTTTGATGAATTGCTTTCGCGTATCAAAGCACTAACAAGGCGCAATCCGGCACTTACAAAAGAGAAAGTGGAAAACAACAAAGAATACGGAGCATTGCTAATTGATCTTGATCAGTACAAGGTTTTTGTAAACGGAATAGAAGCTGAACTTTCACCGCGCGAATTTAAGCTATTGAACTACCTAATTGCCAACGAAGGTAAAGCCGTAACACGTGTTCAAATTTTAAATGCCGTTTGGGGCATCACTTTTAACAATCACACCAATGTGGTTGACGTGTATATATCGTACCTGCGCAATAAAATAGAGAAAAAAGACAACAAATATATTCACACAGTAAAAGGGGTTGGATATATGTTTAAAAGCTGA
- a CDS encoding response regulator transcription factor has protein sequence MLKIAITDDHTLFRKSLSMLINSFEGMQVVFDAANGIELFDTIKNHEVDILLLDLQMPKMDGFETCKILKAQYPSIKIMILSHLNHETAIERVLDLGIAGYFTKNISSLELEDALWDLTHDGFYFENNLRLVINKLLAHDRKQKPNHTNQLFSDREIEIIKLTAEGFKAKEIADRLYISPKTVNNHKQNIQNKYNFDSMMSAILYCIKNKIITINTL, from the coding sequence ATGTTGAAGATAGCTATAACTGATGACCATACTTTATTTAGAAAAAGTTTGTCTATGCTTATAAATAGTTTTGAGGGGATGCAAGTTGTTTTTGATGCAGCAAACGGCATAGAGTTATTTGATACCATTAAAAATCATGAGGTAGATATTCTATTGTTAGATTTACAAATGCCTAAAATGGATGGTTTTGAAACTTGTAAAATTTTAAAAGCACAATATCCTTCGATAAAAATTATGATATTAAGCCACTTAAATCATGAAACGGCAATTGAACGGGTTTTAGATTTAGGAATAGCAGGATATTTCACAAAAAATATTTCATCTTTAGAACTTGAAGATGCCCTGTGGGATTTAACACACGATGGATTTTATTTTGAAAACAACTTACGTTTAGTAATCAATAAATTATTAGCCCACGATCGAAAACAGAAACCAAACCATACGAATCAACTTTTTAGTGATAGAGAGATTGAAATTATAAAATTGACCGCCGAAGGATTTAAAGCGAAGGAAATTGCCGATAGATTATATATAAGCCCAAAAACCGTGAATAACCACAAGCAAAATATTCAAAATAAATATAATTTTGACAGTATGATGAGTGCGATACTTTATTGCATAAAAAATAAAATCATCACAATCAACACTTTATAG
- a CDS encoding sensor histidine kinase, giving the protein MQWVVIIGVIGVLLVTSCVLSVLCFKQKKRLNDLKKAKKRLATHIEIQIAKHVKAERTAMAQNLHDDLAGTLAAIKNNIDIALQTNNTTQLKHVNEMVAAVYHHVRNKSHELLEQKPVANLTFTNELLKLTDTFFASSAYKTAVEIEEEAITSINTHQQNELLLIIKEAFTNILKHSKATNVSVTLYKESQKVYLVIADNGVGLPTHILRNGYGLKSIEKRVKAIKGTLNLNKPLLGAELEVQIYVN; this is encoded by the coding sequence ATGCAGTGGGTGGTTATTATAGGTGTAATTGGTGTGCTTTTAGTTACAAGTTGTGTGCTATCAGTACTATGTTTCAAACAAAAAAAAAGGTTGAATGATTTAAAAAAAGCAAAAAAGAGATTAGCAACTCATATTGAAATTCAAATTGCAAAGCATGTAAAGGCAGAGCGCACAGCAATGGCTCAAAATCTTCATGACGATTTAGCAGGAACTTTGGCAGCAATAAAAAACAATATCGATATAGCCCTACAAACAAATAATACTACCCAGTTAAAACATGTCAATGAAATGGTAGCTGCGGTGTATCATCATGTTCGAAATAAAAGTCATGAACTGTTAGAACAAAAGCCAGTTGCCAATTTAACATTTACCAATGAACTATTAAAGTTAACCGATACATTTTTTGCATCAAGCGCATACAAAACAGCAGTTGAGATAGAGGAAGAGGCCATTACTAGCATAAATACACATCAACAAAACGAATTGCTCCTTATTATAAAAGAAGCGTTTACAAATATTTTAAAGCATTCAAAAGCAACCAATGTATCAGTAACATTGTATAAAGAATCACAAAAAGTATATCTTGTAATTGCAGATAATGGTGTTGGATTACCAACGCACATATTAAGAAATGGTTACGGATTAAAATCAATAGAAAAAAGAGTAAAGGCTATAAAAGGAACACTAAATCTGAACAAACCCTTATTGGGTGCGGAGTTAGAAGTGCAAATTTATGTTAATTAG
- a CDS encoding PorP/SprF family type IX secretion system membrane protein: MKRLKIIGALLALVSFSANAQQDPQFTQYMYNTVNINPAYAGSRGSLSIFGLHRTQWVGLEGAPKTNAFSVNTPLGDSKLGLGIGFINDGLGIMDENTVSVDLSYTIDLNSRGSKFSFGIKGSGNMLNVAYSKLLTYNPNDPNFQNDISGQFTPNIGAGVYWHNDKSYLGLSVPNFLETTRYDDNMQSTMRTKMTYYFIGGHVFELNPMLKFKPAFLVKATNGAPLQADITANFLISNKFTIGGAYRWDAAWSGLIGFQATDGLFIGYSYDGETTKLANYNNGSHEVFVRFELFNKYRRINTSRFF; the protein is encoded by the coding sequence ATGAAAAGATTAAAAATCATAGGGGCTTTGTTAGCTTTAGTAAGCTTCTCTGCCAACGCACAACAAGATCCACAATTTACCCAATATATGTATAACACGGTAAACATAAATCCTGCTTATGCCGGCAGCCGTGGTTCGTTAAGTATTTTTGGTTTGCACCGCACACAATGGGTGGGTTTAGAAGGAGCACCAAAAACAAACGCCTTTTCTGTAAATACGCCCTTAGGAGATAGTAAGTTGGGGTTAGGAATAGGTTTTATTAATGATGGATTAGGAATTATGGACGAAAATACGGTAAGTGTAGATTTATCATATACGATTGATTTAAACAGCCGTGGTAGTAAATTTTCATTCGGTATTAAAGGATCGGGTAATATGCTCAATGTAGCTTATTCCAAGTTATTGACATACAATCCGAACGATCCTAATTTTCAAAACGATATCAGCGGACAATTTACACCCAATATCGGTGCCGGCGTTTATTGGCATAACGATAAAAGCTATTTAGGGCTTTCTGTACCCAATTTTTTAGAAACAACTCGTTACGACGATAATATGCAAAGTACGATGCGGACCAAAATGACGTACTATTTCATTGGCGGACACGTTTTTGAGTTGAATCCCATGCTTAAATTTAAACCAGCATTTTTGGTTAAAGCAACAAACGGAGCACCATTACAAGCAGATATCACAGCCAACTTCTTAATTAGTAACAAATTTACAATTGGTGGAGCCTATCGGTGGGATGCGGCTTGGAGCGGTTTAATTGGTTTCCAAGCAACCGACGGTTTGTTTATAGGTTACAGCTATGATGGTGAAACTACTAAGTTAGCGAATTACAACAACGGATCGCATGAGGTTTTCGTAAGATTTGAATTGTTTAACAAGTACCGCCGTATCAACACGTCGCGCTTCTTCTAA
- a CDS encoding sensor histidine kinase, which produces MQDTTEVELFLWIGTSVMAFLAIGVLLLAVLHQAKVERLKRKESENLLKASLLSEKKERQRIASDLHDGISGDLSALQNYINLLRKQEKDLSKIDLFDDILVLIKQSTMNLQNISYSLMPPTIESHGIVITLQNHFKRMGKLHNITFTETYTIDSQNIPSAVSYELYRIIQELTNNALKHGKANNIEIQMFLKNEEVNVVINDNGSPFDFYSHVKHSKGMGLKNILLRVQQINAQLECTPKQMGNTTQIKFNTNNYVEDSYN; this is translated from the coding sequence ATGCAAGATACAACAGAAGTAGAGCTTTTTTTATGGATTGGCACTTCGGTGATGGCTTTTTTAGCAATTGGCGTACTATTATTAGCTGTTCTTCATCAGGCAAAAGTGGAACGCTTGAAACGAAAAGAGTCTGAAAATTTATTGAAAGCATCTTTATTATCAGAAAAAAAGGAACGCCAACGTATTGCCTCGGATCTTCACGATGGTATTAGTGGGGATTTAAGTGCTTTACAGAATTATATCAATCTATTAAGAAAACAAGAAAAAGATTTGTCTAAAATAGATTTGTTTGATGACATTTTGGTTCTCATAAAACAGTCCACAATGAATCTTCAAAATATAAGTTACAGCCTTATGCCTCCTACGATAGAAAGTCATGGTATTGTTATTACTTTGCAAAACCATTTTAAACGAATGGGAAAATTGCATAATATTACGTTTACAGAAACCTATACTATTGATTCCCAAAACATACCCTCGGCGGTGAGTTATGAATTATACCGGATTATTCAGGAATTGACCAACAATGCTTTGAAACACGGAAAAGCAAATAACATTGAGATACAGATGTTTTTAAAAAACGAGGAAGTGAATGTTGTAATTAATGATAACGGAAGTCCTTTTGATTTTTACAGTCATGTAAAGCATTCTAAAGGAATGGGGCTTAAAAATATTCTTTTACGCGTACAGCAGATAAACGCACAGCTAGAATGCACACCTAAACAGATGGGCAACACTACTCAAATAAAATTTAATACAAATAACTATGTTGAAGATAGCTATAACTGA